Genomic segment of Xenopus laevis strain J_2021 chromosome 4S, Xenopus_laevis_v10.1, whole genome shotgun sequence:
caatagaattctgaatgaatcagatgaaaattgagtgtaggactggccagatatgggatgactttgacgtagttggccagcttaaatatattgcaatatatggacaaacaatccgttttgtttaaagggtaaggcatttttcagtagcagtatgcacaaaatgtcgctgtcttaaatatattgataatgggttgagtgcagaggacctcttgtatttgtctatatatatatatatatatatatatatatatatatatatatatatatatatatatatatatatatatatatatataaatatatattttaaaaaatgatatgactaaaaaacaataattataatgtattgtaattttattatgtatttttactgCAGTATCAAAGTTATCATTAACAAAAAGGCGTGCTGCAAAATTACAGGATTCAAAAAACAACAGTACCATTCAAGTAACCACTAGTTCAGCCGATGTTAGCACCTATGTTGAAAGAACTAAAGTATCCACAACACAACTCCTAGATCCTCAAGACACTGGTACGTAGAAACAATATTTAGAATGTGCGCATATAATGGATATAAGACATATGTTTAATgcttcatgcatttttttttcaattcatttaattaattaattaatttatttatttatttgcagcatCAATTCAGTCTCCCACTCAGCAGCCATCTGAACATATTGATGAAATCGAGATACTGCCGCCATTAAATGTGGATCCTACGAATCAGTGCAACAGACAAACTCCGCTGAATATTGATGATTCTGTATCTGGTGAGTCAGCAAACATAAAACCAACACATCAGTGTCCTGTGCAACAAAGTAATCACAGTTTTCCTAGAGTAAAACGGCCTTTAGTGCGTAAAACATTGAATGTCTGGTCTAAAAAACACAGACCGGCTAGTGTTGTAACACCTACTATAGACTCTAGGGACTCAATAACGACCAAATCATCTAACAGTCATAAGTATGATAACAGATCGGATAAGTTGAACACATGGTATACATGTGAAACTGATTTCTGGTATGAACTAAGAGAAGAAGTTCAGACTGCTATAACAGAAATTTCTATTTTATTGGGGTCATCATGTGAAGATGAAATATTAACCAAAGGCATCCCACTTAGTAATAAactttatattacaaataaaatatttggtcGCGGGCTGCAACTTCTTCCTCATGATACGGTTTCAAATTTAGATCTCAGTACCAGTGCATGTAACCCGGTGCCCACTGATCATGCTAGAGATTTACTACTGTGGCTTTTACAACAGTGTAGAT
This window contains:
- the LOC108715837 gene encoding uncharacterized protein LOC108715837 isoform X1; amino-acid sequence: MDTRKEVCDMSKTRTVQAVDHNRDDQLVGDVQLLSKLSLTKRRAAKLQDSKNNSTIQVTTSSADVSTYVERTKVSTTQLLDPQDTASIQSPTQQPSEHIDEIEILPPLNVDPTNQCNRQTPLNIDDSVSGESANIKPTHQCPVQQSNHSFPRVKRPLVRKTLNVWSKKHRPASVVTPTIDSRDSITTKSSNSHKYDNRSDKLNTWYTCETDFWYELREEVQTAITEISILLGSSCEDEILTKGIPLSNKLYITNKIFGRGLQLLPHDTVSNLDLSTSACNPVPTDHARDLLLWLLQQCRFWYDLRSVTDTVLDEFQRLVTLTDEKMKAAAALGLKNMYAASSKFFRRGLRLLTGQGLKNKRVSRPYLRPNVNQRTKVVKKL
- the LOC108715837 gene encoding uncharacterized protein LOC108715837 isoform X2 gives rise to the protein MISSLVMYSYDSKNNSTIQVTTSSADVSTYVERTKVSTTQLLDPQDTASIQSPTQQPSEHIDEIEILPPLNVDPTNQCNRQTPLNIDDSVSGESANIKPTHQCPVQQSNHSFPRVKRPLVRKTLNVWSKKHRPASVVTPTIDSRDSITTKSSNSHKYDNRSDKLNTWYTCETDFWYELREEVQTAITEISILLGSSCEDEILTKGIPLSNKLYITNKIFGRGLQLLPHDTVSNLDLSTSACNPVPTDHARDLLLWLLQQCRFWYDLRSVTDTVLDEFQRLVTLTDEKMKAAAALGLKNMYAASSKFFRRGLRLLTGQGLKNKRVSRPYLRPNVNQRTKVVKKL